A genomic segment from Conger conger chromosome 2, fConCon1.1, whole genome shotgun sequence encodes:
- the ubtd1b gene encoding ubiquitin domain-containing protein 1, with protein sequence MGGCVGRESGDRQGHGSSRNGGRTHRKRGGRNEPLKKDKPKWKSDYPMTEGQLRSKRDEFWDTAPAFEGRKEIWDALKAAAVAIECNDHELAQAIVDGASITLPHGSLSECYDELGNRYQLPVYCLAPPVNLISERSDEEAPEHPEPQTAPKKEFQLKVRLSTGKDLRLSASMADSIGLLKKQLQAQEDIDAAHQRWFFSGKLLTDKTRLQDTKIQKDFVIQVIVNQPAIPN encoded by the exons ATGGGAGGATGTGTTGGAAGAGAGAGTGGGGACAGACAGGGCCACGGGTCGTCCAGGAACGGTGGGAGAACCCACAGAAAGCGAGGAG GTCGCAATGAGCCCCTTAAGAAGGACAAGCCCAAGTGGAAGAGCGACTACCCCATGACCGAGGGCCAGCTCCGCAGCAAGCGGGACGAGTTCTGGGACACGGCGCCCGCCTTCGAAGGCCGCAAGGAGATCTGGGACGCGCTGAAGGCAGCTGCCGTCGCCATCGAGTGCAACGACCACGAGCTCGCCCAGGCCATCGTGGACGGAGCTAGCATCACTCTGCCGCACG GTTCCCTGTCCGAGTGCTACGACGAGCTGGGGAACCGCTACCAGCTGCCGGTCTACTGCCTGGCCCCGCCCGTCAACCTGATCTCGGAGCGGAGCGACGAGGAGGCCCCGGAGCACCCCGAGCCCCAGACGGCTCCCAAGAAGGAGTTCCAGCTGAAGGTCCGCCTCTCTACGGGCAAGGACCTCCGGCTGAGCGCCAGCATGGCGGACTCCATCGGCCTTCTCAAGAAGCAGCTGCAGGCCCAGGAGGACATCGACGCGGCCCACCAGCGCTGGTTCTTCTCCGGGAAGCTGCTGACGGACAAGACCCGCCTGCAGGACACCAAGATCCAGAAGGACTTCGTCATCCAGGTCATCGTCAACCAGCCGGCCATTCCCAACTGA